GAATAGAGGAGGTTACGgtagggaggaaggagccagacGGGACTAAAAAGGAGCAGACGTGACAGTCGTCTGGTCATTGCTGCAGGATAATGTGAATTATGTAAGACGTTGCTTTCAGTTGTGCGTGTTTGTATtaggttgtttttaaaacatggcACCCAGATGTCAGAATGCTTTTAAAGTTCATCAGCATTAGTCTGAAGGGTCTGTATTTTCTCACTAACTACTTGCGACTCTTTGTTATGATTGGCACTCCTCTATGAAGCGCCCGCCAGCCACAGACGGTGAAGTGTGAAACGAAGGCATTAATTTTTGTTGATTGCTTCTGTTCACGTCGTGCTGCGTTAAGGCCGCTCGATGAACGCCACGTTTCCTATTTTGAGCTTCTATTGCCTGGCGTTACAAACACGACGACAAAAATGGATTAAAAACCTAGGCTGTTTCGTTTCCGAATTGCTGTTTTCGTGAGGGCATCTGAAAGGATGTTCTGAAATCCTtctgagaaaaataaataaatgaggaggaGGTTTAATCCGTGGATTCTAACTGGAGCTGCCATGACTCTGGCCAGCCAGTCTCATCTCTGAAGCCaagcggggtcagccctggttcacacttggatgggggaccactgaggaagggcagagctgctgtgcagaggcaggctatggcaagcTACCTGTTAGCTTCTTGCCTTCataaccctacagggttgccgtaGGTCAGCTACCTACACATACACACCTGTGCTATGGTATGAAACACAGCCGAATGTATTGCCATCAGCCAGTTCTAACGTACAGGCGAATGTTGCCGCCCTACAGCTGacacctagagatctcctgctattataataAGTACAAGTGTTTTATTactgtgtaacccaccacgagacgGCTTCACTGATAGCGGCGGGTAATAAGTCTGAAAATAATTATAATCAAAATAGTTTCCCTAGAGACAGCAGCTGGTTTGAAGGGTGTATATGGCATTGTgctcttcctccccaggctccagcccaaaaatctccaggtgtttcccagcccagagtgggCAGCACTAGCAGAGCCAGAGGCAGGACTATCTTTTTCGCTGCTTGAGACAGCAAATTGTGTTGTGGCTCCTGAAACAATTTTATGGAATAGaaccaaagagttggaagggcgTCCTACACGCcatctagatggcctgtaaggtcccttccgactctgatTCTATCTAGTCTACCCTCCTGCTCAATACAAGCATCCctgagaagaatctgtccagccgctgcttgaagactgccactttaAAGGTATTTCAAAGCTACACGCTCACTCCACCTAATGTTAGTTGTGCGGGCCCAGAATTGTCACTTCAACTTTCAAAAAAAGCTCTGTGCCTGTTCTCAAGTAATACAAAAGTTCTCTCTGTAGTGTCAGAGTCAAGTTCTGTTGTGTGAGCGTTCCTCTATTGCAAACCACGGAAGATAAACTCTGACCCTGGTTTCCCGTGAAATTCAATCCAAAGAGAGCCTCAGAATTGACATCAGAGAAGAAGACTTGCGTTTCAAATGTTTAATACGAATTCAGAAATCCCGCTTCCCCCCCCAACAATAATAACACAAAGGTACAGACATCAGGACAAACCTtgacaacaacccccccccccaacacacacacacacacggtttaTATTTCAACACCTTTCTCAAGTGTCACGTGGCAAGGGTTTCACAATCGATGGGAACGGGCGTTTTTGAAGGTTCCGGCACAtctgtggagggggaagaaatcccaACACAACAATCACGTTAATGTCCCTTTGCTTATTTCCCTTTGCTTATTTTCCGAGGCTTTTGAAAGGGCGCGAAAAGCAgccctcttttttttaaaggggaagagaTCTGGAGTGTGCTTTTCTTAAAAACACCCCCCTTTGGAAAcgtaactattattgtaagctgccttagaCCACCAgataggaaaggcaggatataaaatattttaataaataacataaaatcaACTAAAAGGCAAGAACGAATGAATACACTCTGGGGCCAgggttgagaaaaaaaaaataatgcttgCATTAATACTTAGTACAGGGGATGTTAAACATCTCAAGTGTTATACATCCTCACTAAATAAGGTCGGCCAGTATTATCCTGACATTGTGGATGGTGGGGCTGAGACTAAGGGAGCTTGTCTTGCCTACGACCCCCAAGCAAGATCTGTAGGAACAAGACGGAACAAGTGCATGAAAACAATACCAGACTGAAAAGAACCAATGATCTATGCGTGGCCAGATTATCTCATCTGTGGGTCAGGTTCTTCCCCATTCCAGTGCAGCTACAGAAGAGTTGGGATTGGGCGGGGGGGGACAGACAACGACCATTGTGTCTTTAACCCTAGAGATTTTTCCATCCCAGAATGCCAGCACAATGCAAAACTCTAATTTCTATTATTGATTTTTGATGGGTCTGCATGCTTAGTTCAGGAAGCTGATATTCAGAGCCTCCCTATTCAGAGGAAAaaaccctctgaatcccagtgctagaaagcaactttaaaagaaggccttgacctctatgctcTACTTCTTGGCCCTTTGGGCcaactggttggccattatgTGAAATGggatcagatccagcagggctcttctttctaggtcaggggtagtcaacctgtggtcctccagatgtccatggatacaattcccatgagcccctgccagcgaatgcttatTTCccttcgcattcgctggcaggggctcatgggaattgtagtccatggacatctggaggaccacaggttgactacccctgttctaggtaatGCTACATGGAGGCCAATTCAGTTTATTCTGTTCAAagacaaccaatctgcaacaaccAACCACAATAGGGAATGTGAAATGTGCTCTGGCTACTCACCATCGGTTAAGTCGACTGCGTCGTCTCCCGTGTCCCATAAAGGGACCGAAATCCCCATGGCTTTCCGGATTCCGTACGTGCTCACAATGTCTCCCGGAGCTACTTGTTGGGCAAGCTCTTTTAGATTACTGGTCACTCTCTCCGCTGGAAAAGATGCAAGCGTTAAAAACGGCCTGGCTTCTTATAAACTTCATTTAAACTGAGCCTTTTTGTGAGGTGCCTGAAAGCATCTCGgaaccacctgccagctggattaCGTGAAACTCTTGTGTTCTTAACCAGGTAAGCTGCAAACTCCTGCCCTCTGAAAATGAATCTAACCCAGAGAGCAAGATGAAAACGCCACTCCCCAGCACTGCAATTCTGACTCTGCAGACCACACGGAAGTGAGTTGCATTGAACTCAATAAAATTTTAGAAAGCTCAGTGTGTAGGACCGAAGTATCTCTGCAGTCTCAGCAACACAAGGCAGACTGCCTGTTATAACATTTTCTAAGGGCACAAGCCCTTCGAATGTCTAAAAAACTTTTCAGGGGATAGAacataactcccacccatccaaagATAAATGGCAACGAAGTCATGAGAATGGGATCATTGAGGCTCTCTGATCACTCAATGGGAGACTGGGGGCTCTGTCCCATCTATTATTTGCTGTCCTGGGCCTGTATTATGTCTCCCCCCATTTCTGCATGTGcttggctccctctagtggccactTCAGTATTTCATGGCTGTATCTCCAGTTTATTTACAAGCACTATGAAAGAACTCGTAAGCAAGCCGGTGGTACAGAGATGGACAATCAAAGCAACCACTAAAggcaaagaagagaaaaaaaatggtgcaaTGCAGGCtcaaaagcaattaaaataagATGGGCCTAAATACCCTGAAGCAACCACTGTGGAAATACTCGGTGCAGAAATGTTacctggggagggttgggtgtaAACAGCAGGCTGTCCAGGTGAGAAAAAGCTTGGGTTGAAATTGCCGTTGGGGGAATGGAAATGGTTTCCTAACCTGGCTGATGCAAATGCAGCAAAAAGTATAAGAGAAATCCCGTGTTTGGATCAGGAATCTGCTACTGGACTTTGTACACACCCAATGCAAGAAATGGTAATTCGCTGTACGTTGGGTATCGAAGCACCTGACATTTCAGGGGGGAACCGGATTACGATCTACTGTCCTTTCAGCCTTCCCTCCGCATTTCTAACTGGTAGTCCGATCTAAGAAGTGGAGCACTACTGAACATATAGAGCCCTGTGCTCACCCAAATGCATCTCCTTGTATGACGGTCCCAGAAGGCAAATCATGTTAGGAGGCGGCTTTGTGCTCAGCCGTTCGTTCTGAGCGTCTTGGAGCTCCCTGAGTAGCTTTGTGGTTTCGTCGAGTTTCCTCTGGAAGACTTCTGCCTCTGTTGGGTCGAAAGGGAGAGGGGTTTTTGTGCGCGTTCATACAGCGGCACGTGCGCCAACACGGACACTGGTCAGGATGGAATGCGCTGGGAGACCCTGGGACTCACCTTCCGACTCAAACTCCTCCAGGTGCAGCCCGAAATTGGTCACAGCTCTCAGAGCGGTAAGCCTCTCTTTACTAAGTGAGGATTCAAGCCTACTGGGTGGCTCTGTTTCCAAGATCTGTAGATGGCAGCAAATGCACAATTTTCGATCTCAAGCAGATATAAATATATCCAGCGCACAATGCAAGTTAATTACGTTttctggggggagaggagaaatcaTGAAAGTTCACAAGAGTTACCACCGCAATTCATTCCCGAGCACAAGCCAAATCTAGATCATCTGTGTGAACACGGGCAGGACTGAGATCTCcctggattacaactgatcttcaagtGAGGGAGATCAGTTCGCCcagaaaaaatggccactttggaatttAGAATCTATGGTATTATCCCCGTCAacatccttccccaaaccccggcCCCCTTCGGGCTCTACCCTTGAAATCTCCGGGCAATCTGATACATGGGTATGATTGGGCCGTTTGATTTAGCAAGAGTGGCTCTAGGGAAACGGATTCCTGCAGCTTGTTTGCACCAGACTGTTGTAGCGAAATGCAGAAAAGTATCACCTGAGTGTCTTTTACCACGTCAGCCCTTTCGGACCTGCCTTCGGTTGCATCTGCTGGCTGTAAATGGAAGAGGACCCAATGAGGTGGACAACGGCTTTAATGTGGTTTCACTGGATTCTGTAGCCCTGCTGTTTACAGGCTGTTCAAATCCCTTTGCTCGGAGCCTTCTATCTAAACATACTGGCTTAGATCCAGGCATGCAGGAATGCACATGTCAGTGGACTTAGCACATCCTGTCTACGCAACATCTTCTGCAACACCAAGTGCCTTCCTTCCTGTGTCTTCAAGTGCTCAAGAACTGACTGCACAACATTTAACACAAGATGGGAAAAAAAACTGCTTGGGATTATGTTTCATTTAGTGCGAAGATGCCAGAGCGTGAGTTTTCCGCACTTTTTGCTCATGAAAggatcctttctttttttcttttatttttggccatcatgtcacagctgactcatggcaaacatgtagggcagggctggccaagctgtggttctccagatgtccatggactgcaattcccatgagcaatgctggcaggggctcatgggaattgtagtccatggacatctggagaaccacaactTGGTCAATGTGgatttttcaaggcaacagatgttcagaggtggcttgcctccaccacaaccctgaaGTCCCTGGTtattctcccatccaagcactaacctgggctcaccccacttagcttccaagatctaacatgTTTGGGCTAACCTGGCTTATCCACATCAGGGCACAAGGACCTCAAAATGTGCAAAAGGCTCCTGGTGGATTcaagccagctgcttcctgacTATTTTGTTAGTGAACTGAAAGTGAAAGAGAAGCAGGACGCCCCCACCCCCAACCGGGCATCACAGTCTCAATTTTCTGACTAGTGTGCCTTTTGCCCCACCAGTTGCAGAGTCACACACAAATAGCCTCACCGTCTCTAGTTCTCTGAGCGAGCGAGAATGCCCTCCTTGGGTCAAGACGTCCAGCAGGCTGTCAGCCATGACATAGGGGTAGTCTTGAGACTTCGCCAAAAACTCTTGCATACTAAAAAAAGGATCAGAGAtgggaggaaaaaaatgtgatGCCAATATACACAAAGCAACCAATGTATTTTCAGTAACTTTCCCTATGAGAGATTAAACATGTAACAATCATGTCAGCATATAACACAAGGGAAGCcaggctggatcaggccaatggcccatgcaatccaacactctgtggccaaaatccaggtgcccttTGGAGATCCACCAGcggggctagaactccagaagtcctcccgcCTAAGCACCAAGaggacagagcatcactgcccctgaGCCAACAGGGAAGGTTGGGCTATACGAATAACATTAattataagaatataagagaagccacgttggatcaggccaatggaccatccagaccaacactctgtgtcacccagtggtcaaaagccaggtgccctcaggaggcccaccaatggggccagaactccagaagccctcttgcTGTTGCCCCCCTGAGCACCAATGCAAAGCTCTTGAAGAACTGAACTAGGATTTGTTTCTGGCTACTGGCAAGGAGGAGTCCTCTTTGTCTATTGAGAAAATGCAAAATTAATGTAGAAATGAGTACTCTGGGACCATATGACTAGCATTACCAGTTCAGTTCATATTCTCTCTGAAAGAAGTGAACGCTAAGATTTAGTGGAATGTTAAGAATGTGATCCTGGTCACAACTAGTCAAGGAAGCAAAGGAAATGCCAAGGACAAAAGAGTTTCACTAGCTGGAAACCAAGCATGTTCCTTGGGATGTGAAAGCTTCTTAAATGAGATCTGAGCCAAAATAAAGGGAAGTCTTACCCTGAAGAAGAccgttttttataccctgctttgtacTATCTGAAGGagcaccaaagcagcttacaatcgccttccctttctctccccaaaacagataccctatgaggtaggaggggctgagagagttccatgagaactgctctgcaagaacagcttggAAAGAACCatgattagcccaagatcacacagctggctgcttgcacaggaggaatggggactcaaacccagttcttcccataagaggctgctgttcttaaccactacaccatgttggcactTTGCTGAATACTTACTTAAAACCCCCTGGATTAGAATCTTCCCCGTAAGTCGAGTAAATTAAATCTGAATCGTCCTTGCTGATGTTTGCAAACGTGGAGTCGTAAGCTGGAGCATAAGAGCTAAAAGGCCCATAATTCAAGTACATCACTGCAAGAAAAACAACGGtagttattaaaggtaaaggtaaaggtaaaggtatcccctgtgcaagcaccgagtcatgtctgacccttggggtgacgccctccagcgttttcatggcagactcaatacggggtggtttgccagtgccttccccagtcatgaccgtttaccccccagcagcaagctgggtactcattttaccgacctcggaaggatggaaggctgagtcaaccttgagccggctgctgggatcgaactcccaacctcatgggcaaagctttcaggcagctgccttaccactctgcgccacaagaggctctaacggTAGTTATTAGGCACATAATAAAATCCTAAAAGCTGGCGACTGTACTGGCCATAATCACAACACTTCTAAGACAAAATCTATCCTGTCCTAATAAAGAAAGCCTGTTCGACAGAATTTCCCTTTCTGTTTTGCCTTTTTTGGATCTTGGGCAGCGCAATTCCAAACTAACTGagttacaccccactgaagtcaatggaatgGTATACCTGTGCTTAGGGCTGCCctgaaaatggtggaaagggacAGATTATAAAACAAGGGAGACAAAGGAACCACAGAAGTACTCATACAaagttaaaattaatttttaaattgttgtaaaaTCTCTTTTGAGAGCTTTATGGACAGAAGCGGGACAAAAATCTAAAAACATCACATTaaggatttatttttttcaatttccaCGAAGCTAATTTCCTGTTCTGAGGAAACATAGCAGTAAATCTCACCTGGAGTAACTTTGTTCCTTTTGTCTTCTTTGAAGCCCTGCAAGGTATTTACGCCCGACTGCAGTCTTCCCGCTGTCACCCCCAACTTCGCAGAATTATGACCTAGTTCTGCCACCAAACAGAatagggggggaagaagaagatatAAACCACTCCAGGTTTAAACTGTACTGTACGTAAAACTTCCCAAGTGCTTATAAGATTTCTTCTCCTAATTCTGGAAGTGTACCTTTTGGCTTAATACTTCATAACGACTTGAGCCACGAACGAGAAATCAGTCCGGCATGTCACAGTAACTAGAAGGGATCTGTTAAGCTTAGGAATGCATAAAGCTGCCTCATACCAATTTAATCTATCGGCCCTTTCGGTTCCGTGAGATTTGAACGGCAGCAATATTCCATCTTCTCTCAGCCGAAAGCCTTCCCTAGTCTTGCTGCCAGAGGCTTGAACCCAGCAGCTTCGGAATAAAGAACACTCTGTTATTGTAGCAGCTCTATGAGCTCAGACCAGACAAAACGGGGTGGGTACTGgcataggagaccaccaaggaagactggaacTGCTAtgtagagcaagggtggccagatggtggctctccagaatgacgctggcaggggctcatgggaattgcagtccatggacatccggagaatcaccatctggccacccctgaggaaggcaatggcaaaccacgtctCTGCTCATCTCCAGCTTTGAGAACCCTACAAGGTCTCTGTAAGTTGGCTGTACACTTTATTCCCCTTGCCACCAAGTTGCACCCCCAtatggctttcaaggcaggagatgccctgaggtggcttgccattgcctgcctctgcatagcaaccctggcattcctgcatggcctcccatccaaatactaattggccattcagcttccaagatctgatgagaccaggctagtcCAGGTGATGGCAATGGCACGCTTTAGCTTTGCCTAATCTACCTTTCAAAACGGATATGGGACGATCATAATTCTCCGCTTCAAGGGAAGCTCCTTCTGGAGGACCAGCCTTTTTTGAGCTTTACgaattttaaaaaaggttttcagGGCATTACAAGCAAGGCTTGCTTGGGAGAAGAACGAGACAGCCCCAAAAGACCTGCTACGATCTGTAGAAATTTACCAGTCATACACCtaacaggaaggaaggactctTAAATTACTTATTGCATGCGTTACCCCCTGCGTTGTTTTCGGCTGGAttaaggagtcccagagtggttGTGCCGTCAGGTTTTCTCCTTTCAAACTCGCACTGAAATAAAGAGCAAGCTATTAAAACGAGAGGTGTGAGAAAAGGACAATACATAATTTAACAGGCTGATCTGCTTAAACAGTTTCAATCAATGAACGTTACGGGTGTTGATTTGGATTTTTAACAGTCGTGATGGCAGTTTGCATCAAATCTATAGGACTTAAAAGAGCTTGATTGTAGGGCGGATCACAACCAAAgttacctagagcagtggtccccaacctttttgaggctggggaccggcagggcaactgcctgcccgcgcatcgcgcatgcgcgaccgaaatcgagcatgcgtggcactttcgcgcatgtgtgcatgcgcaaaagtgccacgcatgtgcgatttccgctgcgcatggcacatgtgcgcatgcatggcctagccacgcatgtgcgatgcgcgggcgcggccctgattccctctccccccctcccgcagtaagaagcttcctgggccgcaagcttgcggcccgggaagttttctactgcggggggggcagggagagggagccgcggcccggcgccaaggccttcgcggcccgcgggttggggaccactgacctagagaatGGGCAGCTGTAGAGGGTACTTACCTGAGCGTTGGCAGGCCGTTTTGTTAGTTTCCCTCCTGATTCTTTGATGATTCTTTCAATCAGTTCTTGTTCCCTCTCTAAATTACTGTTCCGTATTTTTTCCTCGAGCAGCTCTTTGTCTTTTCTGTAAAAAGCGATAAAAGGAAAATGCCACACACGTTACTACGGCCCTTTGAAATAGAAGGCACTGCTAAAGCGTGGGTTCATTCAAACGGTGGTATGAAAATGGGCTTGTGAGCACAGGGTGACTTAACACGCTTTCCCCACGCAGGCTGAACGGTGCTGTTACGTCCAGATGGGGAAGCTCTGGCTTGTGCTAACTTTATAAATTAGGATCAAACACCATCGGCTGAAGGTGATTTGCAGCCCTGGCTTGAAAAGTGAAGCGCAAACCGGGCTTGCACTAAAATGGAATGATCGGTTTCAGAAATTTTTATCCCACATTTTTTCCCGTGAAAGTGGCAGccagtgagtttttaaaaaaatataaacccAAACCAATTTAAGAATGAACACATAATGGTGGGAGGAAAAGTGTATTTGGCAGTCGAAGCTGCCAGAAATCTGCCACTCCTGTATATAGGTTATAACCCACTGATACTTTGTTTATTTGCGCTGTTGGTAGCCCGCCTCTCTCACAGATATTCAAGGCGGATTACGCAGTGCAAGTCAGTGCTCCTGTGATTTTATGTCATACCACAAGCCACCAACTAATTCTGTGCCTGCAGTCTTCGTggaaaataaatggggggggggggagacaattcaAGAAAGAATAAGAGTTCAGTGCCATTTTGTAAACTGTTGTCAACCTGCGATCATATTCCCTCCTGGCAGTGCTATCAAAGGATGGATGTCCTAAGAATgtgattttgggaaggggtgggtggggaagatgtCAATTCCAAAAAACGTTTTAGGGTATCACCTCTTGCTCCTGATTTTGCTGAAATGAAAGAAATACTCAGCCCCTGTGATATACTTTTTGTGTTCTTTGCTGGGAGTTTTACAGTCTCTGAGGTCTGTTTCCGTGGAATTCGGGTCTTTCTCGAGACCGTCGTTGTCTTCCCCGCCGGACTGTGCATCTGCTTTATCTTTCGGCTTCCTGCTCTTCTGAAGGTCGGCCATGAAGTCTATGCTCTGTTTCAGACTCTGAATCCGTTCCTCGAAACAAAACCGGAGGCACTCTTTTAAAAATCCGTTTTGATTTCTCCATTAAAACTCGCCTAATCGTGATGGACGTTTGTGAAGTTaaggcggccctccagatgttcatggac
This region of Paroedura picta isolate Pp20150507F chromosome 14, Ppicta_v3.0, whole genome shotgun sequence genomic DNA includes:
- the BRD7 gene encoding bromodomain-containing protein 7 isoform X1 produces the protein MGKKHKRHKADKYPYEDYIEKPLKLVLKVGGNEVAELSTQSSVPDPALYEDKNEHEKHKDKKRKKRKKAEKQVPGEEKEKRKRKVKEDKRKRDKDRGESEGERDLKGQNTIRLELPPEKPLASSLAKQEEVEQTPLQEALNQLVRQLQRKDPNAFFSFPVTDFIAPGYSMIIKRPMDFSTMKEKIKNNGYQSIEELKDNFKLMCTNAMVYNKPETIYYKAAKKLLHSGMKILSQERIQSLKQSIDFMADLQKSRKPKDKADAQSGGEDNDGLEKDPNSTETDLRDCKTPSKEHKKYITGAEYFFHFSKIRSKRKDKELLEEKIRNSNLEREQELIERIIKESGGKLTKRPANAQCEFERRKPDGTTTLGLLNPAENNAGELGHNSAKLGVTAGRLQSGVNTLQGFKEDKRNKVTPVMYLNYGPFSSYAPAYDSTFANISKDDSDLIYSTYGEDSNPGGFNMQEFLAKSQDYPYVMADSLLDVLTQGGHSRSLRELETPADATEGRSERADVVKDTQILETEPPSRLESSLSKERLTALRAVTNFGLHLEEFESEEAEVFQRKLDETTKLLRELQDAQNERLSTKPPPNMICLLGPSYKEMHLAERVTSNLKELAQQVAPGDIVSTYGIRKAMGISVPLWDTGDDAVDLTDDVPEPSKTPVPIDCETLAT
- the BRD7 gene encoding bromodomain-containing protein 7 isoform X2 — translated: MGKKHKRHKADKYPYEDYIEKPLKLVLKVGGNEVAELSTQSSVPDPALYEDKNEHEKHKDKKRKKRKKAEKQVPGEEKEKRKRKVKEDKRKRDKDRGESEGERDLKGQNTIRLELPPEKPLASSLAKQEEVEQTPLQEALNQLVRQLQRKDPNAFFSFPVTDFIAPGYSMIIKRPMDFSTMKEKIKNNGYQSIEELKDNFKLMCTNAMVYNKPETIYYKAAKKLLHSGMKILSQERIQSLKQSIDFMADLQKSRKPKDKADAQSGGEDNDGLEKDPNSTETDLRDCKTPSKEHKKKDKELLEEKIRNSNLEREQELIERIIKESGGKLTKRPANAQCEFERRKPDGTTTLGLLNPAENNAGELGHNSAKLGVTAGRLQSGVNTLQGFKEDKRNKVTPVMYLNYGPFSSYAPAYDSTFANISKDDSDLIYSTYGEDSNPGGFNMQEFLAKSQDYPYVMADSLLDVLTQGGHSRSLRELETPADATEGRSERADVVKDTQILETEPPSRLESSLSKERLTALRAVTNFGLHLEEFESEEAEVFQRKLDETTKLLRELQDAQNERLSTKPPPNMICLLGPSYKEMHLAERVTSNLKELAQQVAPGDIVSTYGIRKAMGISVPLWDTGDDAVDLTDDVPEPSKTPVPIDCETLAT